The genomic segment CTTGCCCACACTTCGCTTGCGCTTGTGTGGGCAAGGTCGGCGTGCTACGGGCTACGCTCACGCTTCGGTGCTTCGCTTCGCTCCGCACTGGGCTAACGCCCACCCTCCGCATGCCTCACGCAAAAAATAAAACTATCCCATTAAACGCGTATCTTTACTACATGAACCAAGTATTCTTCCCCTATGGCATAAGTAACTTTGAAACACTAGTCAAAGACAACTACGTGTTTGTAGATAAAACTATTTTCATAGAAAAATTAGAGCAACACAAAGAAAGAAATGTATCCTTCTTACGCCCCCGCAGATTTGGTAAAAGCTTGTGGCTCTCTATTTTAGAGTACTACTACGACATTAACCAAGCCCACAAATTTGACCAACTCTTTGGAAACTACTACATCGGCAAAAACCCCACACCCCTGCACAACGCTTACCGAATTCTGCGTTTTGATTTCAGCGGCATAGACACCAGCACCAAAGAAAAAGCCAAAAAAGGATTTGCTTTTTCAGTACTTAACGCAGTAAGAGAATTTGCAGATAAATACAAACTCTTTACACACGAACAAAGACAATTCATTTACCATCAAGCTGATGCAGAAGAAATTATCAATGCCTTTTTTAGAACCTATGCATCCAATGGATATTCAGAAAAAATTTACTTGCTTTTTGATGAATATGACCATTTTACGAACGATATTTTGTACCGCAGTTGGAATGAGTTTGTAGAGAGTGTGTCTAAACAAGGCTACATCCGCAAGTTTTATGAAGTTATCAAAAGTGCCACGCAACAAGGAGTTGTGGATAGGCTATTTATCACAGGCGTTTCTTCTTTGACTTTGGACGCCCTGACCAGCGGTTTTAACATCCTGACCGACCTTACCCACAGCCTTGAATTTGAAACTATGCTCGGATTTACCGAAAAAGAAGTACAACAATTAGTAGAACTGACTACAAAAGACAAAACTCTGCAAGCTAAAATTTTGCAAGAAATGAAAGAATGGTACAACGGCTATCGGTTTTGTGAAACTTCTCACCAAACTCTGTACAATTCGGATATGGTTTTGTACTATTTGAAAGCTTTTCAAGAGACACACACTGCGCCCCGACGGTTGTTAGACCCTAACATTGCCCCTGACTATGGCAAACTCAAACAAATGTTTGAAGTGGTCAATCTGCAAAAGAACCAAGAAGTATTAGAAAAAGTACTACAAAATGGCTACATTGACGCCGAACTTATTCCGATATTCAACTTTGAAAAAGGTTTTACCCAAGCCGACTTTATCAACTTTTTGGCTTACTTGGGCAATTTGACCATTGGGGGCGTGGATGAAATTACAGGTAGAGTGCATTTCAAAATCCCTAACAAAGTGATTGAAGAACTGTATTGGCAGTATTATGCGGATATCCTAAACCAAATTCCTGAACTACAAAGCCAAAGTGAAGCAATAGACCAAGCCGTGATAAAAATGGCAAAGGAGGGAATATATGAAGATTTTTTTGTTTTGCTGGAAAAGGTTTTACAGACACTTTCCAATCGGGATTTTAGTAAGTTTAATGAGAAGTATGTAAAGGTAGTAATGGTGGCGTATTTAGTCTTGTCTAGTATTTTTGATGTAAGGAGTGAGGTAGAGCTTTTTGGGGGTGGTTATCCTGATGTGATGTTGATGAGAAGGCCGCAAAGGCAGCGGGAGCATCATGAGTATGTGATAGAGTTGAAGTATTTGAAAAAGGAGGAGGAGAGTAGGTTGGATGAGGTCAGAGAGGAGGCTAAGCGTCAATTGTTGAGGTACTACCAACAAGATGAGGTATTACGGTGTAAGCCGTATTTGCATTTGTTGGCAGTAGTGTGCGTAAAAGATGTGCTGTATGTAGAGGAGGTAAAAGTACCTGCGTAAGCAGGTACAAGAATTTAAGTTTGTAAGTGATTGAGAATAAGGTTGAGATGAGGTAGATAAGGTCAAGTTGAGGGTATTGAGGGAGTGTTATTCAATTGCGTGAGGGGCATGGAGCATGCCGTTAGGCAGTGCGCAGCGTTAGCGGAGCACCGAAGCGAAGCGTAGTGCGGAGTGCCCCGACCCTTGCGTCAGCAAGGGGCACGCCCAAAAAAATAAATTATTTAAGAATTCGCACAGATATAATGAACTTTGTTCATTTATCACAAAGTTTTTAACATAAGTTCTTAATTTAGCGTAAAATTAAAGTATGTATAAAAAAGTAGTTATCTTACTTGCTATTACTGTAAGTGTTGCAGTGTGTCAAAACGCACAGCCAGAACCCGAATGGAAGGTTATTACATTTGCAGGGGGATTGATGGGCTACAAAGATGGAAAAGGTACAGAAGCCCGCTTCAATAGACCTAACGGCATGTGCATAGATATCTATGACAATATCTACGTATCTGATGATGGAAATAACTGCATCCGTAAAATTACGCCAAATGGCGAAGTAAGCACTTTTGTTAAAGGAATACACGGATGCCCCGTTGCAGACAAAAAAGGTAATATCTACGTAGCTTCTGAATACGAGCATGTTATTTACAAAGTAACACCAAACGGTAAAATTTCTGTATTCGCAGGCGGAGGAAAACCAGGATACAGAGATGGAGTAGGTAAAAATGCTCTGTTTAATCGCCCTGCAAGCATAGATATTGATGCAAATGACAATCTTATCGTAGCTGAAATGGATGGAAATTATATCCGTAAAATTAGTCCTGACGGCACTGTAACCACTATCGCAGGAAGTGGTCAAGCTGGTTACGCTAATGGCAAAGGAAGAGAAGCCTCTTTTGACTGTCCATTAGGCATTTGTATGGACGTAGATGACAATATTATTATCGTAGATAGCAGAAACAAAGCAATTCGCAAAATTACCCCTGATGGTGTAGTTACCACTATTCTCAATAGCAGATTCAAAGGATACGTAGATAAAACTAATGGCATTAGCAGTTTGAGCTTTGAAACAGGTAGAAATGATAACATACGCTACTACGGCAATTTTAATTGGTTAGACCCTTACAGCTTATCTGGAAGTAACTCTTGGGGGGGGGATGTGGTATTAGATAAAAGCCATAACAATCTCTACATTGCTGATGGGGGCAACAACTGCATTCTAAGAGTTAATTTTATTGACAAAACAGTAAGTGTATTTGCAGGAAACGGTAGAGCAGGCAGTAAAGATGGACCACCTTCTGTAGCTACCTTCAATAATCCCGTAGAAATTGTAGTAGATAGTAAAGGAAATTTTTTTGTTGTAGATAATGGGGGACATGCTATAAGAAAAATTGAGCGCAGTTTTCCTGAAATTCCTAAAAAGAGAAGCGATAACGCTGCGATTGTAGTTAGCCCGCCTAAAACCAAAGAAACTGTTTTAATAGGTAAAGTAATTGACGCAGAAACTAAACAACCCGTAGAAACCAAAGTAGACCTCATTTATACAAAAAACAATTCTAAAATTTCTTGTAATCACTCAAAGGAGGGCTTTAAGCAAACGTTAAAAGAAGGCGGAGAATATCAGTTGGTTGTAGAAGCACAAGGCTACCTACCCTACGAAACTAAAATAGAAGTCAAAGAAGGAACGGACAACCAAACAGTAATAGAACTTCATAAAATAAAAAAAGGTGAAAAGGTAGTACTAAACAACATCTACTTTGAACCTAATAAATACACACTTGACCCTCGCTCTTATGAGGAACTAGAAAGAGTATATAACTTCCTTAAAACCTATCCTACGGTGCGGATTCGTATAGAAGGGCATACCGATGGTGGAGTTAAGGGAACCGATCCTGCTTATTTACAAAAGCTTTCCGAAGATCGTGCTAATGAGGTAAAGAATTGGCTTGTTCGTAAAGGCATAGATAAAAATCGTTTAGAAGCAGTAGGTTACGGTAGTTCTAGACCTATTGCGGATAATAATACCGAAGAGGGGCGTAAAAAGAATAGGCGGACTGAATTTGAAATTATTACAGAGTAGCTCAAAATGAAGGTGCAAAGCAGTTTGACAAAGTAGACTGATAAAACCTTTTGGAAGCGAATAAGTAAGTTTAGAGAATACTATGGCGGCGCTGGAAAGCAGTGTCGCCATAATTTTTACAAAATCATTCCACAATAGTTGGACTATTGCAGAAAACCTACGGAGAAAAATAAAAATGTATCCGTAGATACAAATTTGGTAGTTTTCAATGTCAGTTTTTCGGTTTAGGAAAGTTTGTTTTGTACTTAGTTTTTTTGAAAAGGATTTGTGAGGAGTTTTTAGTTTAATGCGTGAGGCATGCGAAGGGTGGGCGTTAGCCCAGTGCGGAGCGAAGCGAAGCACCGAAGCGAAAGCGTAGCCCGAAGCACGCCGACCTTGCCCGCGTGAGCGCAGCGAAACGCGGGCAAGGGCACGCCCAAAAAAATAGACCTCAATTAGAATTAAACAAAGCAAACTAAACTCAATACAACAAAAACCTGTAAGGCAATTCTGTACCCTTAGTTATACCTATGCGAGTAGTAGAAATGATATTCCTATTTTGCACTTCTGCATCCAAGATGTAAAGCTTATCTGAACATAAAGAAAGCATGTTGTGCGACATATCAATCCCCATTGCTTGACATAGTTTGCTTGGTCCACTGCAAAGTTGTTCAATTTTGGTTGTGTTTCTACGTTTTTGCATAATTTCTATTCCATAGAGGGGTTCCAAAGCGCGAATCAACACAGCTTCTCCTACTCCTTCTTGACCACTAACTACATTAAAACAATAATGCATGCCATAAATCAAATACACATAGCTATTACCTGCCGACATAAACATAGCGGCATTTCGCTTAGTTTTTTTATTCATAAAAGCATGGCATGCAGGGTCATTATGTAAATAAGCTTCGGTTTCTATAATTCTGCCCGCGGTAACAGTGCCATCCTGTACGGATACTAAAATTTTACCCAACAACTCTTTTGCCAGCGTAAGTGTATCGTATTCCTGATACCTATTAAACTTTGATGCTTTTAATGGCAGCATACTCGGGTGAGTTAACCCCATATTGTACTTTAATGTAGGATTTAATTCGCTTTACACGCTCTGAAAGACCATTTTTGCCATTGTACAACTCTTGTCGTTGGGCTTTTACTTCATTTAGCTTTTGCAATACATTTTCGACTTCTGTGTGTAGTTCAATAAGATAATTGAGTTTTTTGGTTAGCTCTTCAATTGTAACCTGCTCTACAGTTGGATTGTACAAAACAGGAAATTTTTCAATTTCA from the Bacteroidia bacterium genome contains:
- a CDS encoding ATP-binding protein → MNQVFFPYGISNFETLVKDNYVFVDKTIFIEKLEQHKERNVSFLRPRRFGKSLWLSILEYYYDINQAHKFDQLFGNYYIGKNPTPLHNAYRILRFDFSGIDTSTKEKAKKGFAFSVLNAVREFADKYKLFTHEQRQFIYHQADAEEIINAFFRTYASNGYSEKIYLLFDEYDHFTNDILYRSWNEFVESVSKQGYIRKFYEVIKSATQQGVVDRLFITGVSSLTLDALTSGFNILTDLTHSLEFETMLGFTEKEVQQLVELTTKDKTLQAKILQEMKEWYNGYRFCETSHQTLYNSDMVLYYLKAFQETHTAPRRLLDPNIAPDYGKLKQMFEVVNLQKNQEVLEKVLQNGYIDAELIPIFNFEKGFTQADFINFLAYLGNLTIGGVDEITGRVHFKIPNKVIEELYWQYYADILNQIPELQSQSEAIDQAVIKMAKEGIYEDFFVLLEKVLQTLSNRDFSKFNEKYVKVVMVAYLVLSSIFDVRSEVELFGGGYPDVMLMRRPQRQREHHEYVIELKYLKKEEESRLDEVREEAKRQLLRYYQQDEVLRCKPYLHLLAVVCVKDVLYVEEVKVPA
- a CDS encoding DNA-3-methyladenine glycosylase, which produces MLPLKASKFNRYQEYDTLTLAKELLGKILVSVQDGTVTAGRIIETEAYLHNDPACHAFMNKKTKRNAAMFMSAGNSYVYLIYGMHYCFNVVSGQEGVGEAVLIRALEPLYGIEIMQKRRNTTKIEQLCSGPSKLCQAMGIDMSHNMLSLCSDKLYILDAEVQNRNIISTTRIGITKGTELPYRFLLY
- a CDS encoding OmpA family protein; translated protein: MYKKVVILLAITVSVAVCQNAQPEPEWKVITFAGGLMGYKDGKGTEARFNRPNGMCIDIYDNIYVSDDGNNCIRKITPNGEVSTFVKGIHGCPVADKKGNIYVASEYEHVIYKVTPNGKISVFAGGGKPGYRDGVGKNALFNRPASIDIDANDNLIVAEMDGNYIRKISPDGTVTTIAGSGQAGYANGKGREASFDCPLGICMDVDDNIIIVDSRNKAIRKITPDGVVTTILNSRFKGYVDKTNGISSLSFETGRNDNIRYYGNFNWLDPYSLSGSNSWGGDVVLDKSHNNLYIADGGNNCILRVNFIDKTVSVFAGNGRAGSKDGPPSVATFNNPVEIVVDSKGNFFVVDNGGHAIRKIERSFPEIPKKRSDNAAIVVSPPKTKETVLIGKVIDAETKQPVETKVDLIYTKNNSKISCNHSKEGFKQTLKEGGEYQLVVEAQGYLPYETKIEVKEGTDNQTVIELHKIKKGEKVVLNNIYFEPNKYTLDPRSYEELERVYNFLKTYPTVRIRIEGHTDGGVKGTDPAYLQKLSEDRANEVKNWLVRKGIDKNRLEAVGYGSSRPIADNNTEEGRKKNRRTEFEIITE